GGGAAGTCTTCATCCGCCCGCACAACGGTCTGCACCACCGCCATGTCGGCTCGCTGCATGCTACCGACTCGGAGATGGCGCTGCAGGCAGCCCGCGATGTCTACACCCGCCGCGGCGAAGGCAATTCGATCTGGGTGGTGCGCTCGGCTGACATCGCCGCCTCCGATCCCTCCTTTGCGGATCAGAACTTCGAGCCCGCCGACGACAAGATCTACCGTCACCCCTCGTTCTACGAGATCCCCGATGAAGTGGGGCACATGTGATGGCCGCAGCTGACGTGACCGTACCGGCGCTGATCGAGATCGCCGATGATTGCCTGATTCTGGGCCACCGCCTGTCGGAATGGTGCGGCCACGCGCCGACGCTCGAGGAAGAACTGGCGCTCGCCAATATGGGGCTCGATCTGTTGGGCCAGGCCCGCGCACTCTACGCCCATATCGGCGAGATCGAGGGCAAGGGCCGCAGCGAGGATGATTTCGCCTTTTTGCGGCGTGAACGCGATTACCGCAATTGCCTGCTGGTCGAACGCACCAACGGCGATTTCGCCGCCACCATGGCCCGCCAGCTCTATTTTTCCGCCTCCATGACGCCGTTCTGGAAAGCCATTTCCGCAAGCTCGAACGATGAAGCCCTGCGCGGCATTGCCGCCAAGGCAGAAAAGGAAATGGCCTATCATCTGCGCCATTCCGGCGAATGGGTGATCCGGCTCGGCGACGGTACCGAACAAAGTGCGGCCCGCATGGCTGCCGCCGTTGATGAGTTGCACCGCTACACCGGTGAATTGTTCATGGTCTCGACTGCCCGCCTGGCAGCAATCGACACCGGCCTGCTGCCCGATCCCGAAGCCCTGCGCGCCCAATTCGACCAGACCATCGACATCGTGTTTGCCACGGCCAAGCTTTCGGTGCCCGAAATCCGCACATGGCAAAAGGGCGGACGCGACGGCCTGCATGGCGAGGACATGGGCCATCTGCTGGCTGAACTGCAGTTCATGCAGCGCGCCTATCCCGGCCAGACCTGGTAAGCGGAATGTCCGCCCCAGCCCAAACATCCGGTCCAGCCCAAACATCCGGCCCAGCAAAGATTTCCGGCAAGTCTTCAGGCACTGTGACCGACTTCGAGCTCGCCCGCGCGCTCGAAGTGGCAAGCGCCGTGCCCGATCCGGAAGTGCCCTGCGTCACCGTGGCCGATCTCGGCATCCTGCGCTCGGTCACCCGCAATGACTCAGGCCAGATCGTCGTCAAGCTGACGCCCACCTATTCCGGCTGCCCGGCGGTAATTGCCATTGAGATGGCGGTTGAAACAGCGCTGCTATCTGCCGGAATTGACTCCACAATCGAACGGGTGATGTCGCCGGCCTGGGCCACCGACTGGATCACCGAGGAAGGCCGCGAGAAACTGCGCGCCTATGGCATCGCCCCGCCGGTCGGCGTTTCCGGTGGCCGTCGCGCCTTCTTCTCCGAAGACGTCATCGCCTGCCCGCGCTGCGGCTCGAGCAACACCACAAAAGTCTCCGAATTCGGCTCTACCGCCTGCAAGGCGCATTACCGCTGCGACGCCTGCGCCGAGCCGTTCGACTATTTCAAGTGCATCTGAGGAAGCCCCAATGGCCGCACCGCGCTTTCACGAACTCGAAATTGCTTCCATCCGTCCCGAGACCCCGGATGCGGTGGCGATCAGCTTTGCCATCCCCGAGGATCTCGACGCGGCCTTCGCCTTCGTTCCCGGACAGTATCTGACGCTGCGCGCCGAGATTGACGGCGAAGACATGCGCCGCTCCTATTCGATCTGCTCGACGCCGGGCGAACGCGGCCGCCGCACGGTCGGCGTCAAGCGCATCGACAATGGCCGCTTCTCGGGCTTTGCCCAAAACCTCAAACCCGGCGACCGCATCAAGGTGATGCCGCCGCAGGGCCACTTTACCGCCGAGATCGGCGGCACCCATGAGTATCTGCTGCTCGCCGCCGGCTCCGGCATCACGCCGTGCCTGTCGATCGCCAAATCGGTACTTGCCGCAGAGCCCGGCTCCAGCGTCACCCTGCTTTACGCCAACCGCAATTCCGCAAGCGTCATGTTCCTCGATGATCTCAACGATCTCAAGGACCGCTACACCACCCGTTTCACGCTCTTGCATTTGATGGACGAGGAAGTCCAGGACGTCGAGATCATGAATGGACGGCTCGATGCCGAAAAGCTCGAAACGCTGGCCAGCCACGGTCTGATCGATCCGGCAAAAGCCGACGCCATCTATATCTGCGGCCCCGAGCCGATGATCCTGTCGGCATCGGCAGCCCTTGCCACGCTGGGCGTGGCCAAGGACCGGATCAAGTTCGAGCTGTTCACCCCCGCTCCCGGCTCCACCCCCGCGCTCACGCCCAAACCCAAAACTGCCAATGGCAAAGCACCGGATGGTTCCAGGCACGGCGCCTCGGTCGACATCATTC
This DNA window, taken from Hoeflea algicola, encodes the following:
- the paaB gene encoding 1,2-phenylacetyl-CoA epoxidase subunit PaaB, translating into MTPETMHQLTPLWEVFIRPHNGLHHRHVGSLHATDSEMALQAARDVYTRRGEGNSIWVVRSADIAASDPSFADQNFEPADDKIYRHPSFYEIPDEVGHM
- the paaC gene encoding 1,2-phenylacetyl-CoA epoxidase subunit PaaC codes for the protein MAAADVTVPALIEIADDCLILGHRLSEWCGHAPTLEEELALANMGLDLLGQARALYAHIGEIEGKGRSEDDFAFLRRERDYRNCLLVERTNGDFAATMARQLYFSASMTPFWKAISASSNDEALRGIAAKAEKEMAYHLRHSGEWVIRLGDGTEQSAARMAAAVDELHRYTGELFMVSTARLAAIDTGLLPDPEALRAQFDQTIDIVFATAKLSVPEIRTWQKGGRDGLHGEDMGHLLAELQFMQRAYPGQTW
- the paaD gene encoding 1,2-phenylacetyl-CoA epoxidase subunit PaaD; translated protein: MTDFELARALEVASAVPDPEVPCVTVADLGILRSVTRNDSGQIVVKLTPTYSGCPAVIAIEMAVETALLSAGIDSTIERVMSPAWATDWITEEGREKLRAYGIAPPVGVSGGRRAFFSEDVIACPRCGSSNTTKVSEFGSTACKAHYRCDACAEPFDYFKCI
- a CDS encoding 2Fe-2S iron-sulfur cluster-binding protein; protein product: MAAPRFHELEIASIRPETPDAVAISFAIPEDLDAAFAFVPGQYLTLRAEIDGEDMRRSYSICSTPGERGRRTVGVKRIDNGRFSGFAQNLKPGDRIKVMPPQGHFTAEIGGTHEYLLLAAGSGITPCLSIAKSVLAAEPGSSVTLLYANRNSASVMFLDDLNDLKDRYTTRFTLLHLMDEEVQDVEIMNGRLDAEKLETLASHGLIDPAKADAIYICGPEPMILSASAALATLGVAKDRIKFELFTPAPGSTPALTPKPKTANGKAPDGSRHGASVDIILDGARRSIKVDAATDTVLSAAQKAGLDVPFSCAGGMCCTCRCKIVEGTASMDQNFSLEPWEIEAGFTLACQSRPTAEKLVLDFDAQ